Part of the candidate division WOR-3 bacterium genome is shown below.
TTTATGAGGGTAAGTGTCAATTCGTCGATCGGTATGAGTGATTAAAATGACCACAACCAACGGCGTCAAGGCTATTCAAAAGATCCACGAATATGTAGTAAAAATAGAACAGGAACTCAGTAAGGTTATTATTGGACAAAAATCGGTCATTGAACAGGTTTTAATCTCTTTATTCTGTAATGGACATTCTTTGATAATCGGCGTACCGGGTCTAGCTAAGACAATGCTCGTAAACACCATTGCTCAGATCGTCGACCTTACTTTTAATCGTATCCAGTTTACACCGGATTTGATGCCTTCGGATATAACCGGAACCGAAGTAATTGAAGAAGACCGGACCACGGGAAAAAGGAATTTTCGCTTCGTCAAAGGACCTATATTTGCCAACGTAGTTCTGGCTGATGAGATAAATCGCGCTCCTCCCAAGACCCAGTCGGCTCTGTTACAAGCGATGCAGGAGTACAAAGTCACTTATGGTGGGCAGACTTATCCTCTACCGATACCTTTCTTTGTTCTTGCTACCCAAAATCCGATTGAACAAGAAGGAACTTATCCGTTACCCGAGGCACAACTTGACCGTTTTATGTTCACAATAAATATCACCTATCCCAGTCGGAAAGAAGAGATTGAGATTGTAAAGACCACCACCTCGGCATATAAAGCCGACTTGAAAAAAGTTATTAATGCGGCTGATTTTACTGATTTACAACAGATTATACGCCGGATACCGGTATCGGATGAATTGATTGAAAGAACTGTAGAGCTTGTTGAGATGACTCGTCCCGAAAACAATAATGCTCCAGAAATGGTAAAAAAATATGTTGCCTGGGGAGCAGGACCAAGGGCATCACAATACTTAATACTTGGGGCGAAGGCACGGGCAGCAATGGATGGCAGGTTTTCACCCAACCTTGAAGATGTGCGTTATGTATGCCATCCAGTCTTAAGACACCGGATAATTACAAATTTTGCTGCTGAAGCAGAAGGAATAAAATCCGATTGGATTATTGATGAACTGTTAAGGAATTTCTTGTAATGTAGGGCAAACCTTCAGGTTTGCATTATCAACTTAAAAAGGGGCGGCTTTTGCCACCCCTTTTGTTTATCGCGGCTTTAAGCCGCTCCTACCATTTGCTGGATTTACCGCACTATCGTCATCGTCTTGGTCGCAGTTCCTTCAGGTGTTTCAACCCGCACAAAGTAAATACCATTGGGAAGTTCCTGATTGTTTAAGTTGAGTGTATATGTGCCTGCTGATTTAGACTCGTTCACAATATTGTCAACCAATCTGCCACTTGCATTATAAATAGATACCTTCACAATGCCCGGATTCTTTGTGGTATATGAAACTTTTGCAGACCCATTTGAGGGATTGGGGGAGAGGGCCACATCTATCCGCGCAGTAGGTTTTTCTTTGTGCTCCCAGATTCCATAATTCTCATCCGGGAATGATAATCTTGGGTCAGCATCGCTGGAGTAGGTATAATATCGCATCCATACAATGGCTGGGAACCATTGATTGTGTGTAGCATTCCACATCGTTGTCATATCTATTTGATAAAAACCATAAGGCCTGCCAAAGTCGAAAGAAGAAACTAAGGTATCTATTACATTTGCACCGACAACTTCAAAGTAATTGGGATCATATTTGGACATGTTAGCAAGGGCTGTAGAATCATTGAGAGTTCGTAAAGCAAAAGGAATATAATAGTTGTCTCCATTATGGTCTTTATAGTAAG
Proteins encoded:
- a CDS encoding MoxR family ATPase, giving the protein MTTTNGVKAIQKIHEYVVKIEQELSKVIIGQKSVIEQVLISLFCNGHSLIIGVPGLAKTMLVNTIAQIVDLTFNRIQFTPDLMPSDITGTEVIEEDRTTGKRNFRFVKGPIFANVVLADEINRAPPKTQSALLQAMQEYKVTYGGQTYPLPIPFFVLATQNPIEQEGTYPLPEAQLDRFMFTINITYPSRKEEIEIVKTTTSAYKADLKKVINAADFTDLQQIIRRIPVSDELIERTVELVEMTRPENNNAPEMVKKYVAWGAGPRASQYLILGAKARAAMDGRFSPNLEDVRYVCHPVLRHRIITNFAAEAEGIKSDWIIDELLRNFL